One window of Mucilaginibacter inviolabilis genomic DNA carries:
- a CDS encoding AraC family transcriptional regulator, giving the protein MNSTLKRRDGFIGEKMLAIPPKILREAKDKNPELFRIYITYIGYFPKAAAHYRERRKGCEDNILIYCLQGKGHYILDNKRYEVTSNQFIIIPATDKYIRYWADKDDPWTIYWVHYTGENIRALNQSLNLYINKGPIPIPFNEKAIEIWQNIYQTLEMGYSIENLCNAAFCLHHLVATFLFPQRHVQHDKENNGDMITKTINHMRLHISQKLTVEDMAIRHSLSVSHFSNIFRKATGMPPIDYFIQLKMQKACQLLYAHDDKIKAVAADLGYDDPYYFSRIFKKYVGSSPEAYRVTAKNTG; this is encoded by the coding sequence ATGAATAGCACCTTAAAAAGACGGGATGGCTTTATAGGAGAAAAGATGTTGGCCATCCCCCCAAAAATACTGCGGGAAGCGAAAGACAAAAACCCTGAGCTTTTCCGCATCTATATTACTTATATAGGTTATTTCCCCAAAGCCGCCGCCCATTACCGCGAGCGCAGGAAGGGATGTGAGGACAATATCCTGATCTATTGCCTGCAAGGGAAAGGACATTATATATTGGATAATAAACGCTATGAGGTAACATCCAATCAATTTATCATTATACCGGCTACGGATAAATACATCCGTTACTGGGCCGACAAGGACGATCCCTGGACAATTTATTGGGTACATTATACCGGTGAAAATATCCGGGCCCTTAACCAGTCGCTCAACCTATATATCAACAAAGGCCCTATCCCAATACCTTTTAATGAAAAAGCCATAGAGATATGGCAAAATATTTATCAAACCCTGGAAATGGGTTACAGCATCGAGAACCTGTGTAACGCCGCCTTTTGTCTGCATCATTTGGTAGCCACGTTTCTGTTTCCGCAGCGACATGTGCAACATGATAAAGAGAATAATGGCGATATGATCACCAAAACCATCAATCATATGCGGCTTCATATCAGTCAAAAGCTTACTGTGGAAGATATGGCTATCAGGCATAGCTTATCAGTATCGCATTTTTCCAACATTTTCCGGAAGGCCACAGGTATGCCGCCTATTGATTATTTTATCCAGCTCAAAATGCAAAAGGCTTGCCAGTTGCTTTATGCTCATGATGATAAAATAAAGGCGGTAGCTGCCGATCTTGGCTATGATGATCCATACTACTTTTCGCGGATATTTAAGAAGTATGTGGGCTCCTCGCCGGAAGCTTATCGGGTTACGGCGAAGAATACGGGGTAA
- a CDS encoding GH92 family glycosyl hydrolase yields the protein MLKNNILKIAGISLSISFSTTLFAQQKQLADYVNPFIGASTNMQSAGNPAGLGKTFPGAAVPFGMVQVSPNTITGGDNGPGYSYEHKTIEGFALTQMSGIGWYGDLGNFLVMPTAGTLKTSAGKEGHHDGYRSYYDKASEKASAGYYSVLLTDHQIKSELTATPHCGIMRFTFPQNSGSRIQIDLARRVGGTSVNQYVKVVDDHTIQGWIKCTPEGGGWGNGAGHAFYTVYFYAQFNKPLKEYGVWSANIPQGQTRKLEDIESAKYQDIIAHATILPGTKEKLGKHLGFYTDFDTKANEQVILKTGISYNSIEGAKNNLETEIKDYDFDKVHQQARALWNKALSKIQVTGGTTEEKYNFYTAMYHTMIDPRTFQDVDGKYPGGDLKPHVADHFTKRTIFSGWDVFRSQMPLQTLINPGLVNDLINSQVTLATENGSHFFDRWELLNAYSGCMIGSPSISVIADAYAKGIRGYDVNKAYEYSVNTNTKDGNGQRGFTTGGNSISGTLEYAYFDWCIAQLAKSLGKKEDAAKYAEKALAYKNVWDKDKNWFRPKKDNGDWQEWPATGRLQQGYGTVESNPYQQGWFVPQDVEGLAKLLGGNEKAIADLTNFFEKAPANLLWNDYYNHANEPVHHVPFLFNRLGAPWLTQKWTRIICQRAYHNKVEGLVGNEDVGQMSAWYVLAASGIAQVCPGDTRYEITSPVFSKVKINLDPKYAKGKAFTVIAKNNSAANVYIQSATLNGRPYRHCYLDYAAIASGATLELVMGPKPNKAWGR from the coding sequence ATGCTCAAAAATAATATACTAAAAATTGCAGGTATCAGCCTGTCTATATCTTTCAGTACCACGCTATTTGCTCAGCAAAAACAACTGGCCGACTATGTGAACCCTTTTATAGGTGCCAGTACCAATATGCAGTCGGCGGGTAATCCTGCGGGGCTAGGTAAAACTTTTCCGGGTGCTGCCGTACCGTTTGGGATGGTGCAGGTAAGTCCGAATACCATAACGGGCGGAGATAACGGGCCGGGTTATAGCTATGAGCATAAAACTATAGAGGGTTTTGCCCTCACCCAAATGAGCGGCATTGGCTGGTATGGCGATCTGGGTAATTTTTTGGTGATGCCTACCGCGGGAACATTAAAAACGAGTGCTGGTAAGGAAGGGCATCACGATGGTTACCGTTCCTACTATGATAAAGCCAGCGAGAAAGCATCGGCCGGTTATTATTCGGTACTGCTGACAGATCATCAGATCAAATCAGAACTTACAGCTACACCACATTGCGGTATCATGCGGTTTACGTTTCCCCAAAATAGTGGTTCGAGGATTCAGATAGATCTGGCCCGCCGTGTTGGCGGTACTTCGGTTAATCAATATGTAAAAGTGGTCGACGACCATACCATACAAGGCTGGATAAAATGTACGCCTGAAGGCGGTGGCTGGGGCAATGGTGCAGGACATGCTTTTTACACCGTTTACTTTTATGCCCAATTCAATAAACCCTTAAAAGAATATGGAGTATGGAGCGCCAATATCCCACAGGGCCAAACCCGTAAACTGGAAGATATTGAAAGTGCCAAATACCAGGACATCATCGCCCATGCAACTATATTGCCTGGTACCAAAGAAAAACTGGGCAAACACCTGGGTTTTTATACCGATTTTGACACCAAAGCTAATGAACAGGTAATATTAAAGACAGGTATCTCTTACAATAGTATCGAAGGTGCAAAAAACAACCTGGAGACCGAAATTAAGGACTATGACTTTGACAAGGTTCATCAACAGGCCCGTGCCTTGTGGAATAAAGCCTTATCAAAAATACAGGTAACCGGCGGTACAACCGAAGAAAAATATAATTTTTATACCGCCATGTACCACACCATGATAGACCCGCGCACGTTTCAGGATGTTGACGGGAAATATCCCGGCGGCGATCTGAAACCACATGTGGCCGATCATTTTACCAAGCGTACTATCTTTAGCGGCTGGGATGTGTTCCGCAGTCAGATGCCTTTGCAAACTTTGATCAATCCGGGTTTGGTGAATGATCTCATCAATTCGCAGGTTACACTGGCGACTGAAAATGGCTCACATTTTTTTGATCGCTGGGAGTTGCTGAACGCGTACAGTGGTTGTATGATCGGTAGTCCTTCTATATCTGTTATTGCTGATGCTTATGCCAAAGGTATCCGTGGTTATGATGTAAATAAAGCGTATGAATACAGCGTGAATACCAATACTAAGGACGGCAATGGGCAGCGTGGTTTTACCACTGGCGGTAACAGCATATCCGGAACGTTGGAGTATGCCTATTTTGATTGGTGTATAGCGCAGTTGGCTAAATCACTCGGTAAAAAAGAGGATGCCGCTAAATATGCCGAAAAGGCCCTGGCCTATAAAAATGTATGGGATAAAGATAAAAACTGGTTCCGCCCGAAAAAAGATAACGGCGACTGGCAGGAGTGGCCCGCTACCGGCAGGTTGCAGCAGGGTTATGGTACGGTAGAAAGCAACCCCTATCAGCAGGGCTGGTTTGTTCCGCAGGATGTTGAAGGCCTGGCCAAACTGCTGGGCGGCAATGAAAAAGCCATAGCCGACCTGACCAACTTTTTTGAAAAAGCCCCCGCCAATTTGCTTTGGAACGATTATTACAACCACGCCAACGAGCCAGTGCACCATGTGCCGTTTTTATTTAATCGTTTAGGTGCGCCATGGTTAACTCAAAAGTGGACAAGAATCATTTGCCAGCGTGCTTATCATAACAAAGTGGAAGGTTTGGTAGGTAACGAAGATGTGGGGCAGATGTCGGCCTGGTATGTGCTGGCAGCAAGCGGGATAGCCCAGGTTTGTCCTGGCGATACGCGTTATGAGATCACCAGCCCGGTATTCAGCAAGGTAAAGATTAACCTTGATCCAAAATATGCCAAAGGCAAAGCGTTTACCGTCATAGCCAAAAATAATTCGGCTGCCAATGTATATATCCAAAGCGCTACGCTCAACGGCAGGCCATATCGTCATTGTTATCTGGATTATGCCGCTATCGCATCCGGTGCCACATTAGAACTGGTGATGGGGCCTAAGCCTAATAAAGCCTGGGGAAGGTAG
- a CDS encoding twin-arginine translocation signal domain-containing protein encodes MEKSRRNFIKNSAIASALVAAAPAKSFAILHQDMKPNDQTIGQGEFTYKADKNWAKISVNSNPLANCHEMVQDSKGRLIMLGDHTHNNILIFDKSGKLLDYWGTSLPGGHGLSISKEGGEDFLLLTDCGWALDRTGNNYGQSGQVLKTTLDGKLIFAIGHPRTIGIYKDDEPFKPTETAVAPNGDIYVADGYGSDYIIHYNSKGQYINHFGGHHNTNKDHNLINAHGVTVDTRDKNNPTLICTSREENCFKVFTLDGKFIKRIDMPGMYVCRAVINEQNIYAGVCWSKDAAGKRFDYSGFVTVLDAKDKVVSNPGGAAPVYKNGVLQPTLQAVNPIFQHGHDVCVDEDKNVYVCQWNAYHTAPVKLTRV; translated from the coding sequence ATGGAGAAATCGAGAAGAAATTTTATAAAGAATTCGGCTATTGCATCCGCCCTGGTTGCCGCCGCGCCAGCTAAAAGTTTTGCTATATTACATCAGGATATGAAACCAAACGACCAAACCATCGGACAGGGAGAATTTACCTATAAAGCCGATAAAAACTGGGCTAAGATCAGCGTAAACAGTAATCCGCTGGCCAATTGCCATGAAATGGTACAGGACAGCAAAGGCCGCCTCATTATGCTGGGCGACCATACCCACAACAACATCCTGATATTTGATAAATCGGGCAAACTGCTTGATTACTGGGGAACCTCATTGCCTGGTGGTCATGGGTTAAGTATCAGCAAAGAAGGCGGCGAAGATTTTTTATTATTGACCGATTGTGGATGGGCCCTGGACAGAACGGGTAATAACTATGGCCAATCGGGCCAGGTATTGAAAACCACGCTCGATGGTAAACTGATATTTGCGATAGGTCACCCCCGAACCATTGGTATTTATAAAGACGACGAGCCCTTTAAACCCACCGAAACCGCTGTAGCACCCAACGGCGATATTTATGTGGCCGATGGTTATGGCTCCGATTATATTATCCATTACAACAGCAAAGGGCAATACATCAATCACTTTGGTGGTCATCACAATACCAATAAGGATCATAACCTGATTAACGCGCATGGCGTTACGGTTGATACCCGCGATAAAAATAACCCAACGTTGATATGTACCTCACGCGAAGAAAACTGTTTTAAAGTATTTACGCTCGATGGTAAATTCATCAAGCGCATTGATATGCCGGGCATGTACGTTTGCCGGGCGGTGATCAATGAGCAAAATATTTATGCCGGTGTATGCTGGTCGAAAGACGCAGCTGGCAAACGCTTTGATTACTCGGGTTTTGTAACCGTATTGGATGCGAAGGATAAAGTGGTGTCAAACCCTGGTGGTGCCGCACCGGTTTATAAAAATGGGGTATTACAACCAACCTTACAGGCGGTTAATCCAATTTTTCAGCATGGTCATGACGTTTGTGTTGATGAGGATAAAAATGTTTACGTATGCCAGTGGAACGCTTACCACACAGCTCCGGTGAAGTTGACACGGGTGTAA